The Papaver somniferum cultivar HN1 chromosome 6, ASM357369v1, whole genome shotgun sequence genome segment taaagaccgAGAGGTTCAGTGACTACATTTTGGTTGAAGCTCAAGAGGTCAAACAGCTACATTTTATGAGTGTATCTATATAGATTTCTATCGACTGGTAGTTTACAATTGATAGGATGTTCATATTTGTTGCAAGAGGCTACCAGATACTGTTCATGCTACTAGATCCCGCCACTGAACATAAATTTAGAAGTTAAACTAGCAATTAATATAAAGATATAGATGTCGAAAACGTCAATTATCCAAACAGAATAACAAGCATACTTGGACCATATCCAAAAATACAGATAGTCCAGTGAGTAATTAAGAAGTTCTAACTAGCATGTTGTGCAAAAAAAAACTCTATACGTAGCTACTACTGTTAGTCATCCAAAATATACATATCCCAGTAAAAAAACTCCATACCTAGTACTGCCAGTCTTcaaattctcatcttcttctgcttcaTTATGCTCCTATatatttctcatcttcttctgcttTATCATGCTCCCTCCATTCCTTGCACTTACCAACCCCAATTCCTCATTATTCTTATACTGACCATCCTCCGTATTTTCTTCTTTCCTCAATTATTCCTCCTATGTttcttcctcctcgtcttcatcttcaaaatATACATATCCCAGTAAACAAAACTTTATACCTAATACCATCAGATTCGTCACATGGTGAAGCTTTACTCATATAAAGCACTAAAGTTATGATGTCTTTGACCGTATATGTATCTCGAACTTATTGCCAACCCCTTGCATCCAATCACGCACAATCAGTGGAAAGGTTTTCGAATTGCTTTCACTTTCCTGTACTTCCTCTATATCATCTTCTACTAATCTCTCTGCAGATTCAGTGCTCAAAATTCGTAACATCTACAACTAGTACAGggtcatcattatcatcatcaacagttaAATATTTACCTGGATTTTCACTTTTCTGGGCCACTTCCTTTCCAACTTGAAACAGGGTTTGTATCGAAGTGTTTAGTCAATTATCAATTTATATAAGATGTTAATGGTGATTGATCGGAAATAATAGTAGTATTCAAACAACTACATAATCTGGGATATAAATGACCGGGTACATAAGTGTTAATAACTAGGGACGAATACAAAAGGGTGCATGTGTCGTCGCATGCCCCCACGGGATTTTGAAATCGATAAGTACATGTATATATTCTTTATGATTTGTAGCTTTGAACAAATCTTGTTGGccattataaaaaaaattgagaataAAAAGATACTCATATATGCTTTATAGGTTTAaaaccaattttattttttctgaatatGGAAATCGAAATAAAATCATGGATTTTTAGTTTATTTCGATTTCTATTTTCCTGAAAAACAAAATTTacgtaattttatttttaagtttttttactGCGGTTTCCAATTTGTATGAACCATATGGAGTATTTGGTATTCTTAGTTGAGGCGAAGAGGAAAAATTCATTGAAACatcaaagctaaaaaaaaaaagaaggaaggaatgaaagaaagaaaaaaataaaggaagaaagagtaaaagaaaagaaaagaaacaacatAGTCCACTAAGGAGCAATACAAAAccttcgaaaagaaaaaaaaaagctccaATTGAGATCTACCTAAATTCTTACATTTTCAAGAAACTCCAAAGGTGctagaagaataaaaagaaactCCCCTTCCAAAATCTCCATTGTTATCTTGAACCGAGCATTTGACAACATTAATTCGTCCATCATTATCAGATCCAAGTCGACTTCTCCAACACTATCACCATACTCAATCAGAGGTGCTTTTTTTCTTTGAGCGAGGTTTTGCATTCCTCCCAATAAGATCTCTCtacacatatatctcatgagATGGTCATAGATGTCCATTATCTTACTAAAAATAATTTGAGAATCTATTCGAGCATCGATTTCAACCTCATTAATAGAGATAGTAGCCTCAGCCTCTTGGTCTTTCTTCAACTGTTTAGAGATGGAGGAAATAGTATTTGAAGGCAAACCCAAATAATTTTCCCATAAAATTTGTTCCTTCTTTTCCAGAACTGTAATTCATTTGAGCTGGAGGACCCACCTCTGAATTCACCTTCCTATTAGAATCAGAAGTCAAATTTGGAGTTGAAAATCCATTAACCAATGAATTGGATCGATCGCTCTAAGACTCCATCAAAATCATCTATCCTACTTCCTGTGGAtgttgaaatttggataaggggtaaaagtgtcatttcaagaccgTGGACAAAACTCCTCTCCCACGGGAGAGATTAAGACATTGGTTCTCAAGGCACCCATAGACACGattcctagtatacgtccccgcgagatactgctggtcgtgatgtcgtgaTTCCTAGCTCACAATCCCGCGAGATACCGTTGGTTACGTAGGTTCAGTAGAGCGTAAAGGTCTCCGACAGACTTATAAACCAGAacagccacaattccagcatgtcttcgcgagatgcGGCTTGATTGTGATGTCATGATTCCTAATATATACATCCTTGCGAGATACTGCTGGTTATGTAGGCTATGTAAATGCGTAAAAACGTCCTTGACGTACTTATGACCCATAGTGGAGACATACATGTTTCCTGTAAGCATGATTCACCCTATTTTAGAttaaggactgattcctagtacatcatcgcgagatacactggtcatgtctactctaggctctgactcgattTACTGAAGCTTCCGAATAATtactaggacatccccgcgagatatgctagttattcttcctctgGGCCCTTTTGATAGAGTCCTAGAACaccctttcgagatacactggtcatgtcggaCCTATTATACGGACACAATTgactcctagcacatctctgcaagatacgctggtcaaagacaagtgatccGATGTATCGCAAAGACATTATTATTAGGCGTAGAAGCCTTCCGTTCTCTCCTGAACATGTCCCAGCTGGCTTCGGAGAGACTCAGACACGTTGGCCAAATATCATACGACCTCAATCGCGTCGGATAAATCTATGACAACCTCAGTCGCGTCGGCTAAATCTCCGACAGCCTCAGTCGCGTCGGCCAAACCTCAGATGGCCTCATCCAAACTGGGTCATCTCATCTGAAAATTTTTATACAGGTATAAAACAGGCATAAGCCTTACCTAgggctcaagcctatttctcagtgTCTCAAACACattcacggctagtaaattgggCATAAGCTGTACATGTTTATCCAAAAACATGGATAAGCTCCCTTGAGCTATGCATGCTTAACAAAATGACCCACAAGCAATGATACAGATTCCATGTGACATTATGTGACCGGCCATTGAGAGTCAGGGCTAAACCTTAGCTCCTCTCTCACTCTACACACGATTTCTGAGGCATTCCacgccttttcacgtgactcatcctagtcattctcacaaatcagagaatatctctctatcttggccaactcggctaaagagaatatctctctctcgaaacatcatcacaaaggctgaatcagcttcacacaaatgaggggataacaattagggttttggtatggcggtctacggcatgtgcgAGAAATACCCAGCCTATTTCTCACAGCAAAaaagagtaaaggcggtggaataatgtgATAAACTCAAGCTAGTCtatctctatctattcctgaagagacggtaGAAGTGCTCTGCATGGCAAACAATCCCTATCTTCActgacctgagattagagaatttagcTATAAATGGGTCTTTTATTTCTCCAAGATGACGGACAAAACTTTCTCATAAAttctcagagcaattcttcttcaaaccctagaattctctgatctttGTCTTCGTCTGCTTCCCTCCGTAAGACCATCCCTAACCTcttccatgtgactgaagcaacctttgaacgaccactgtgcgtggtttaggcagagattgttcgtgctcaaccctccgtaactcactttcataaACCCTAGAATCATACTTTAGCCtttcaccgattttaggtaactacattttggcgaccatGGTGGAAGGCTGTTCATTCAGTTACATATCTCAATCATGGTCACTATTAGGAAGGAAGTTGATTCCATCAATCCAAACATAAAAATGTTCCATCAATTCAGTCTCTGTAAATCCATTACAGATTTAGTCGAGTGAGTTGTCACTACTAGCACTTTTCTCTCTCAAACGATTTTTTAATAGGTTAATGACATTCTGAATCACCTGAATCTCTCCCTTCGTAAAAAAGAAAAACGTCCCAGTAACCtatttccacaaaaaaaaaatctgctaCTAACCCTATGTTATCAGATTTTGAGCATTGGAACTGTAACTATGCTCATAGAGATGTTAATGCTTTAGCAGACTCTTTGGCTAAATTTGCAAAAACACTAGTAGCTTCAGTAGATTGGTATAACGATTGGCCTTATGGATCAATACGATGATCTCAAGTGACCAAATCTGTGTGAGTACAAACCTAAAGGGAGTTTTGCCATGTTCAAGAGGTTGATGTAAATGTGGTGACGGTGTCAACGACATTGATGAGATCCATCTACAGCCTCCATCTAATAGCCAGTTTGTATCTATATAAATTTTGTTAATCAAACCACGTTGCTACAAGTTTTGAGTTTAAACAAAGATTGTTGCTCATTTTTCGACATGCGCATCAACTCTAGGTTTCACAAGTTTGTTCCAGTTGGAACAATTTAAGAGTTCGCTTCTGGCCTAATTAGAGTTGATGAGCAAGATCGCAATCTGCAAGTCTTGCATTTTAACCTTTTCGTAGAGGCTCACAAACAATTATCACAAAGTGCAAGTCTAATTCGGTACACAACCacaaaaactgcaaatgcagtatacaaaaaaaaaatagttgggcAAAGAAAAAAGCTGGGCAAAGACACGCAAAGCATAACCAAACAACTTGAAAATGGGACTCTATGCAGAGAACACTTTAAATATGCAACTGCTATCAAAATTCATGCATGCTTTATAAACTGATGTGACTCGTAGACTGCTGACTCATAGAGTACAACTTCAGAAAATTTGAATCCATAATCCGTTTGTATAAGTCTTGATTCATTCAAGATGTCTTCCGCACAGCGTTCATATCAAACCAGCTGCTTTCAGAGCAGACTCGAACTCATTGTTGTTTTGCCAATCAGAAATCTCCACAATATTATTCTGGAAATGATTCTCAATCTTCCCCATCAACATATGCTCCTTTTGCGTACACAGTAAATTGAAGACAGCTCCTTTGCGACCGAAACGTCCTGCTCTACCGCATCGATGCAAGTACACTTCATAATCTGGTTCTGATTGATACTCGTATTTCACCGGAAGGTCGTAGTTCACAACCACATTAACCTGTGACTGATCAAAACCTCGTGCAAGAAGGTCCGTTGATATAAGGACTTGAGTCAACCCATCTTTAAACTCCTTCACAATTTTATCTCTGTGATCTTTCTCAATGGCACCATGTATACTTGTGCACTGCCAACCATAATCTGACAGTGCTTTATGCAACACATCAGCACTCCTCCTTGTGTGAACAAATATGATTGACTGTCCCAATTTTTCTCCTAATTCAAAAATTTTATCCTTGATGACGTGAATCTTTGCATATTCATCTGGACAATTCACCTTATACTGTTTGACAACATCCAGTGAGAGTTCTTCTTTCCTAACAAACATCTGATTTCCATCTTTAACCACTCTTGAAACAAAATTCTTAACAGTCTCGTTAAAAGTAGCAGAAAACAAAAGAACCTGAtgaacaaaaacaaagaaaaataagaatATATTGTATACAGTAATTTTAACCCAGTTAATGGAGAGCTATTGGAAATGTAACAGGTCAAAAAAAGAGCATGACACAGAAGTTTGAAATTTCCAACCTACACTATAACATGGCACTAAAACACAATATTAAGCTGAAAATCTTGAAGCCAAAACTATTGGAAATGTAACAGGTCAAAAACAGAGCCTGATGCAGAAGTTTGAAATTTCCAACCTACACTATAACATGGCACTAAAACACAATATTAAGCTGAAAATCTTGAAGCCAAACTAATCTCGCCACCACCATTAGTGAAACACACAGCAGTGACTAACGCTTTTtcatcaccaccattaccatAAACAGGTCAGACAACATGAGAACTGTCAACACTGGTGATCTAACTAATCTCTATTCCATATAAAGAGTACATTAAATGGGGCAAAATTCTTCCATTCCAGAATATTATGACCATAAAATGTAAGAGAACTTTAAGAGATTGTGACAAAAAATCCAAAGAATATCTATATCAGATGCAATACAGCACAAAACAACTGTATGCCAGAGTTCAACTTTAGACTAAGAAACGTATTGAGTACCAATCTCATAATACTGTTTAAAAAACATTACTAGCATTTAATGATATAATATAATCAGGTCTAGCAGCCTTAGTAAAAGAAGTGTCTAACTGGAAAACAAATGAtaaatgtaaataaacaaatgTGAATTCCAAGAGAGCATAATGCCCTTATCTTAGGGACGGAACCAAAGAGAATGTAAACAATAAGGTTGACATCAATTGAAGTCCAGGAACTTTCTCATGGCATAATATTCACTCACCAAAATTATGTTTCACCCATTAAAGGTTAAATCAGTGAACTTGATTAAATATGAATGCTAATTAGAGTTTTAACCAGCGATTTGAAGCACATAAAATCATTCGAAAATTCAGGATATAGCAACCTAGTGGTGTATAGAGCATATGTTATATTTACCTGGCAATGTGGGGTGCTTTTTTCAATATCCTTCATAATCCTGAGAGAATCATCTTTAAAACCGTCCTCAGCTAACATGTGATCAGCCTCGTCGAAAACTAGTATCTTCATATCGTCCACGCTGAGTTTCTTGACTGACATCCACTTCTTGATTGTACCAGGAGTTCCAACAACTATTTGATCAGTAATTGGAGATCGTTTATTAATTGGAATATCCCTAGCTCTATCCACCGGTATCGCACAAAAAGAGGTTATCCCCGTATACTTTCCCATTTTATTAAGGACTTCAATATTCTGGATTGCCAATTCTCTGGTAGGGCAAATACAAAGTGCTTGAGGAGCTCTTAGTTTCACATCAACACGACTCAACATTCCAAGTACAAAACAAGTGGTTTTACCAGAACCATTATGAGCTTGAGCTATAAGATCCTTATACGGTGGTGTCAAGATCATTGGTAAACTAACAGATTGAATCTTACTAGGTCGTGTAAACTTCATATCGACATATAACCCTTTCAATATCTCCTCAGACAGATTCAAATCCTCGAATGTTACAGCCGTTGAATACAAAGTATCACCAGTAACCTAATTTCAAACAAAACAAACCACAAATTTAACCCTAATAACCTAATTTCATAATCAAAACAAATTTaatgttagggttttgttttttcttACCGCTTTAATGTTTCCCTCTTCAGGTTCATCAAGAAATTTTTCAGTATTCTTGTTTTCATCGATCTTCAATGATCCGATGTTCAGTTCTGGATCTTTTTCAGCTGATGTCGATGAAGTTGGTTGTTCTTCTTCGTCGGGGTCATCAACTTCATCGGCCCAAGCACGTTTTACTTCAGCTGGTTTTACTTCAGTTGGTTTCTCTTCTGATGGTTTCTCAATTATGGTGTCGGTGCTGCTGTTAGCGTCGTCCGCCATTAGAGATCTAGAGGAAGTTTAGGGATCTGGTTAGCTCTTACTTTTCGGAGTCGATTTAGTTCGGAATCAgatttagagaagaagaagatagacacAGTGCCAGCTTATATAGATAGATTTTTTTGAGTCGGTGCCCTTTATTTCTTGGGTGTGCCCTTTAGTGTGACATATTTTTAGAAGGAGCGACAtagtttccttttctttgaaccGTTTTTTGGgtgactactcaaaaatggtgggggactatTTTGTGATAGAAATATCTATCCtatgtttataaggggtgtcttaaggtgtggaaatgactaacctatccttcagctatatataatcacctcctcccatcaccaccacctatatatatatataaccacctcctcccatcaccatcGTTgctcaccaccaccgaccacctcaaatcaccaccaccgccacctctatatataacttaatttaaatcattaacaaaacaaaatcaaaattaaaattataacaaactggtgggcccgggaaagcgtataaaaatgaagcgaagaaacgcgggcctacagtaataccgcaagtgcacggtcgtcagttgtagctcgtgcaagtacgggtcgatccacagagactgggtgtgttttggagtgtttagctattttg includes the following:
- the LOC113288505 gene encoding DEAD-box ATP-dependent RNA helicase 38-like; the encoded protein is MADDANSSTDTIIEKPSEEKPTEVKPAEVKRAWADEVDDPDEEEQPTSSTSAEKDPELNIGSLKIDENKNTEKFLDEPEEGNIKAVTGDTLYSTAVTFEDLNLSEEILKGLYVDMKFTRPSKIQSVSLPMILTPPYKDLIAQAHNGSGKTTCFVLGMLSRVDVKLRAPQALCICPTRELAIQNIEVLNKMGKYTGITSFCAIPVDRARDIPINKRSPITDQIVVGTPGTIKKWMSVKKLSVDDMKILVFDEADHMLAEDGFKDDSLRIMKDIEKSTPHCQVLLFSATFNETVKNFVSRVVKDGNQMFVRKEELSLDVVKQYKVNCPDEYAKIHVIKDKIFELGEKLGQSIIFVHTRRSADVLHKALSDYGWQCTSIHGAIEKDHRDKIVKEFKDGLTQVLISTDLLARGFDQSQVNVVVNYDLPVKYEYQSEPDYEVYLHRCGRAGRFGRKGAVFNLLCTQKEHMLMGKIENHFQNNIVEISDWQNNNEFESALKAAGLI